The genomic interval GTTGAGAAAATGACTGAGACGTTGTTGACCGACGGAATAAAAGCAATGAGAGAAGACGTTCAACCAAAAATTGTAACGACTGAGGACGTGAGAGCTGTTTTGTCTCACTTGAGACGGTCAAAGAGACGTGAGGACTCATTCACTTCAAGGAGAAACTATGTTCTAATGTTGACTATGATAGGAACTGGAATGAGACTGAGTGAAATAACTCGTCTTGAATGGTCTGACGTTGACTTTTCCGAGTCCTTAATTCAAATAAGAAAGAGCAAGTCAAGAACAACTCAAAGCGTTCCATTAAGTGAGTCTCTTGCTCGTGAATTACTTGAATGGAGGTTGTTTCTGGAGCGTAAATTCAATAAGTTACCTCAAAGTGTGTTTGTGACGGAACAAGGAAAAACTCTCTCATATTCAGCCATTCAGAACCTATTCAAACGATTGAAAAAGAGACTCGGTTTGACTTCAAGGTTTTGTCCTCACGGTCTCCGAGCTTACTTTATTAAAGAATTACTCAAAAATGGTTCCAATTTGAGAGAGTCCCAGTTGTTAGCTCGTCATTCAAAGATACAAACAACTCAAATGTATGTTGGTTATTTTGCTCATGAACTCAAAGAAGGTCTGGACAAACACAATCCATTAAATGACCTCGTTTAATACAACTGAGGAGCTGTCCTTTTATGACAGTTCCTTTTTTTATTACTCAATTACTTAAATGAGTTATTCAGAGCCTCTCTCAGCCTTTTGTTTAATTATGAGACCCATACCCCTCCAAACCCTCTCAGAACGTCTCAGAATGGATATATTTAAAGATATAGCCTTGAATATAACTCCGACCATATTTCACTTAATATATTTCAACCAACTGGACAACAAGAATTGACGCTGTTTCAATCATTTGTAGTGATATGAAGGAAAGAGCTAGAGAGTGAGTGACGACAAAGTGAGAGGGTTCAACAGCGAGGGTTCAAAGGTTCATATATTACTATTCTTGAATTATTTTTGAATTAACTCAATATAGGGGAGCGTTAGCGACCAACCGAGCGAGTGAAACGAGCGAGGTTTACTCTATTTAGTTATATATAATATCTATCTTGTTTTATATACTGTAAAGTTTTTGACCCTTTTTGGTACAAATTTTATACTAGGGTCATTAAAAAATTGTACCATTTTGGGTCAATTTCTTTACTCTGGTGAGCCTTCTCTTATTCCTACAAGTTAGTAAATCGCTGTAAGTTCGAGGATTTGAGGTTTGTCTATGTTCATAATGAAATGTTCATACATAGGAACATATATAGGAGCGTAGTTTGGAACATAAAAAAAAGAACCCTCAACCAATTAAGGTCAAGGGTTTTACAAACTGGACTTACAACGTTTTTAACGAGTCCGACTCGGTAAGACCAGTTTGAACGGAGTTTTATTAAGAGGAGTTATGAGAAAAACCTTGTCATTATCTATTGTAGTTGAACCACAATTTCACAACCCTACAATGAAAAGTCTTTCAACCGTTCGTCCATTTCGTCTTGATTGACTCCAATATAACGGAGGGTAACAGCTGGACTTGAATGGTTGAGGAGTTGTTGAACCGTGACAACGTCCTTTGTTTGTTTGTAATACCAATAGGAGAACGTCTTTCTGAGAGTGTGAGTTCCTATTTCCTCCAGTCCAACTTGTTCAGAGACTCTGTTCAATATCCTATATGCTTGAACCCTTGAAAGAGGTTTGTTATTTCCTTTCCTTGACGGAAACAAAACGTCTTCCTCGTTCATACCTTTGGTATATTCGTTTATTTCTTCCCTCAAAGTCATTGAAATGATTTGTCTTTTTAATTTACCAGTCTTTGACTCAATCACCTTCAAGTGAGTTCCTTTCACGTCTTTGACCTTGAGTTGAAGGAGGTCTGAGACCCTCAAGGCTGTGTTTATTCCCATAATGAATAAGAAACGGTCTCTTTCATTGTTGAAACTTTGTTTCATGAGTTCGATTTTCTCTTTGTCTCGAATAGGTTGAACGAACTTCATTATTTACTCAACTCCTTTTTGATTTGTTCCAGAGCGTTCTCATGGATAACACGGTCTTTCTCGTTGTCGTCAACCAGTAAGTATCCCAGAGCCTTCTTTTGCTCCTCAAGTTTAGTCATTCAATATTACCCCTTTACTTAATTACTTATTTGAGTAATATTATAAAATAAAAAATAACATTGGTCAATAACCAACATTTGAAAAGAGTAGGGTCTCTGTTCGACCCTTCTATTCTGGGAGTAATTCATGGAAGAACTCATATTTTGCTAAAATGAAATAACAAGTTCCTTTGTCTGTGATTTGAAATGGATTACTTTGGAGTGTGTAACAATGTTCGTGAATAACTGTGTTTATTTCGTCTAAAACAACTCGGTCTGTGTCTTCATAATGTTTCTTACATACTGGACAACGTAGTTCATAAGACATGTTTTCCTCTCCTTTCTATTTACATTAATTCGACATATTTTACCATTACCCTTTACGGACACAAAAATGTCATATTTCATTACCCAACTTTTGAAAATTTTGTGTGTCAATTGTAGAGCTTAGAGCTAGGAGAACCAACCCCCAGTCCCCCTTGTGTACCCCCTCTGAGTTAGTCTTTGAACTTTTGAGCGTCTTTTCTTTGAGTCATTCCTTGAGTCTCTGTTTTCTGTCTGGAGTGTTCCTTGAGTCTCTCTGAATGTAACTTATTGTTTCTTTGAGTCGTTGTTTGAGTCATTGTTATGTTACATTCATTGAGTCGAACGTGAGTCAAACCGTTGAGCGACAAGAGTTCCAACGTTTTCTCTTAATGTAACAAACTAATCATTGTGTTAAGTTCGGTTAGTTTTAAAGAGAGTCAGAGGAGAGTGGGGAGAGGAGGTCATTTATAATAATCAGAGTGTTTCCCATGTTGTTGAAGGGTTTGGGTCTCATGATAATACAAAGAGCCTCTGAGCGTCTCTATTTGTTCCTCTGAGGTTAGAACATGAGCTGATTTGAGAGCATATTTTGAAGGTATGTCAGAGCGTGTGAGAGGGTCTTGAGCAATGGAGGTAATTGAGTTTTTGAGGAGCTGTCTCTGTGGGAAGGGTTCAGCGTGTTTTATGTTCATTTTTAATAACTTCATTAAAACAAACCAGTCAAACGACAATGTCTCATTTCCTTGTCCCCCAACGGTTTGACGCTCCTTAAACTTTGTCATAAGACGTGAAAAAGTTACTCACAATGACCTTTAAAACTATTCCACAAGTTCAAAGATTTCATTAAAGTCATTGATTTCAAGAGCTGTCATAATCATTGCTAAGTGTTTATAATTGATTTTATCCGTGTTATTCCTCACTATTGCATTTATTGTTGCTGGTCTTATTCCAGTCATTTCACAAAGTTGTTTTTGACTCATTTTCCTATCCAATAGTATTTGAGCTACTTTCAATTGAACTATCATTTTTACTCTCCTCTCAATATGTACCTTATTCAATATACCAAAATTACGCAAAAAGGAAAACAGCATATAACCGTTTTCCCCTAATGATGAAAATATCCTTTTTCTTTCAATGAATTATATGTCCGTTCTCGAATTACTCCCCCGACGTATCTGGAGTGAGTAAACTTTCAATTTGAGTGTCAAACTCATTCAGAGCTTGTGAATAAACTTGGGTTCTTATGTCTTGAATTTCTTGTTCAGTTAGTGCTGTCTGACCCTCAATTTCTTGAATGACCTCAGCTGTCTTTGAGTCTAGTTGTTCTTGTAAATTATATTCAAAATTACTCTGAACAGTTTGTTTTGTAGAGTTCAACTGTTGTTCAGCGTTTTCCAGAGCGTCCTCAATAGCTGTGGTCTTTGTAGCTTGTTTTTGGTCAGCAACGGACTCAAATTCTTGTTGAATGGAACCTTTTTGATTATCGAACCAACTAGAGACGAGACCTTGAACGTCCAGACTTGCTTGTGTAACTGTTCCACCAACAAATAAGCTAACTCCAACAACTCCAGCAATTGCAACTTTACCTAGTTTAGTTTTGAACATAATTCTAACCTCTCCCCTTAAACGATTTAGTTCAACGAATTGACCTTAATCAAGGACGTTTGTTGCTTTGTGGTACGTTTCAGAGTCCTCGTCGAAAACATAACCGAGCTTTTGAGCGTATTCGTCAATTTCAATGAAACCTAGCTCCATTGTTTCAAATTCTTCTCCCAGCCCGTCGCTCATCATTTCCAGAACCTCTTGTGTTGTTAGTACATTCATTTGAATGACCTCCTTATTGATTAATCGAGTCCAGAGCTTTTCTAGTCCATGACTCCAGCGTCATTTGATTGACGTTGTTAAGAACAAACTCGATTATTATTGTCTTAACTTTAACACGATTACCCTATTACTGTAAAGAGTAATTTTGTGTTTATTTGTCCAACGTGAGAGAGTAAACGTTGTGACAATAAAAATGAGCCAACACATAGTCAGCTCATTTAATAAGTTTCTGGAAGTTCTAATATCCAATTTATCCAACCCATAACAGTTGACGCTCGTCTAAAATATGTACTTTCAGAATTAACATTATATAGGTTGCAACGTTTCATTATTTCTACAACTCGTTCTCGTTCTGGAGGGGAGCTGGTCTGAAAATACTCAGCTAAGACTTGTTTGAATGGTTCATGAGCAAGAATGGACTCAGCCAACTTCAAGAACTTATCTTTTGTTTTCAGCCTCATTATTTGTCTTCCAGCTCGTGTGAGAGTAAACATTACTTGTCTGTTCTCGTCACGGTATCTTTCAATTAAACCTAAGTACATTCCAGCTGTTGTATAATAACCAGTTTGTCTCACGTCAAAGTCATAATTACTTGTGATATATTCTCGACTCAAGTCATTCTCAACAAGTAACCCCAAAAGGTCAACTATCCTTGTGAAGTCGTCAGCTTGTGGGAATGGAACTTCTGGTTCTGGAACGGTTTGAACGGACTGAAACACTTCAATAATGTCGTCAAGCTCAAGTTCCTCGTGTGCAATAATAAAGTCTTTTTGTTCAACAAGTCTTAATGAATTATATCTCATAGGGTCAGTAAATTCATATACGAAAAAGCTGAATATATCATTTGAGTAAGTGAAAAAGACTGGTTTGACTTGCTTTGGAGTCTTTGCTTGCCAAAGTCGATAAGGGTAATATATTTGTCTGACAAGAAAGTCGTCAACAGTCTCGTTCTTTGCCTCAACTATCATAAATTGACTTGGACTTTCATAACCTCCGTCAATTTCAACTTGTGAATTTTTAATTTGTATAAGTCGGTCAGTTCCTTGACGTGTTCTTATATTAAAATCAAACTCTTTTGAACTCATTCTCCCAGAAATAGTCTGAAATGACTCCTCTCCTAAAACACTTTCCATCATTCCAGTAACGTGAGCGCAATGGAGAGCTGAGCTTTCAGAATAAAGGTTAGTAGGGTCAATTGTTGTTATGTCTGGAGGAAAGTCAACTTGTATTGGTTTGATTTTCTGGTTATATGAAACTTTCTCATAAACGTCAAAGTTTCCAATTATATAACTTGAACGTGAAATTGGTAGAATTGACAGTCCGTTTTCCTTAAATAACTTAGGTAAGTGACTGAAATGGTCAAACTTTGCCATTAGTCTTGGTTCACGTTCTTTCCTTATTTCATTTGCTTTGATTTCATGGAAACCATTATGTTGAACGTTTTGTATTATATTATGACGGTCAAATAATACTTCCCATGCTTTATCCGTTTTTGTTAGGGTCATAGTTCATCACCAGCACTTCATCAATTTTTCCTCGTTTTGACGCTACTGAATTAATGTTTCTGGTTGCTGATACTATTTCAATATGAAAATCGCTGTAAATATCTTTAATAAAGTCAGTCGCTGAATTACTTAATAAAACCTTACAACCTCGTTTGTCTAACTCAACAAAAGTGTCTCTCAACCGTACTTGGTCATTCTTATTAAAACCGTCAAGACTGTAACCAGTAAAGGAAGAAGTGTCTGAAACTGGGTCATAAGGAGGGTCAAAATAGAGGAAATCTCCTTTTTTAGCGTCTTGAATAACAGTTTCAAAGTCTTCATTCATAATAGTAACGTCATTTACATTTAAGTAATTATGAACAGCTTTCAACACAATTTCATTTACTATTTGGGGGTTTTTGTATTTACCAAAAGGAACATTGAATTGACCTTGACTGTTTACTCGGAAAAGACCGTTGAAACACG from Lentibacillus cibarius carries:
- a CDS encoding DNA adenine methylase; this translates as MAKAVKNKLTQPFLKWAGGKRQLLPEIRKYIPKKYNTYYEAFVGAGAVLFDLQPKQAVINDVNKDLVNVYNVIKYNVEELVEDLKKHENDKDYFYAIRDLDRQPEYEELSPIEKASRLIYLNKTCFNGLFRVNSQGQFNVPFGKYKNPQIVNEIVLKAVHNYLNVNDVTIMNEDFETVIQDAKKGDFLYFDPPYDPVSDTSSFTGYSLDGFNKNDQVRLRDTFVELDKRGCKVLLSNSATDFIKDIYSDFHIEIVSATRNINSVASKRGKIDEVLVMNYDPNKNG
- a CDS encoding helix-turn-helix domain-containing protein: MIVQLKVAQILLDRKMSQKQLCEMTGIRPATINAIVRNNTDKINYKHLAMIMTALEINDFNEIFELVE
- a CDS encoding site-specific integrase; this encodes MKFVQPIRDKEKIELMKQSFNNERDRFLFIMGINTALRVSDLLQLKVKDVKGTHLKVIESKTGKLKRQIISMTLREEINEYTKGMNEEDVLFPSRKGNNKPLSRVQAYRILNRVSEQVGLEEIGTHTLRKTFSYWYYKQTKDVVTVQQLLNHSSPAVTLRYIGVNQDEMDERLKDFSL
- a CDS encoding tyrosine-type recombinase/integrase, which encodes MLLESITKEFMLDKKFEGLTENTLRAYEEFFRGFNSYMIEQGIEQLEDLNKRHLKQYLMYCLEELENNPVTVNTKLKRLRVFCRWLYVEKMTETLLTDGIKAMREDVQPKIVTTEDVRAVLSHLRRSKRREDSFTSRRNYVLMLTMIGTGMRLSEITRLEWSDVDFSESLIQIRKSKSRTTQSVPLSESLARELLEWRLFLERKFNKLPQSVFVTEQGKTLSYSAIQNLFKRLKKRLGLTSRFCPHGLRAYFIKELLKNGSNLRESQLLARHSKIQTTQMYVGYFAHELKEGLDKHNPLNDLV
- a CDS encoding type II restriction enzyme translates to MTLTKTDKAWEVLFDRHNIIQNVQHNGFHEIKANEIRKEREPRLMAKFDHFSHLPKLFKENGLSILPISRSSYIIGNFDVYEKVSYNQKIKPIQVDFPPDITTIDPTNLYSESSALHCAHVTGMMESVLGEESFQTISGRMSSKEFDFNIRTRQGTDRLIQIKNSQVEIDGGYESPSQFMIVEAKNETVDDFLVRQIYYPYRLWQAKTPKQVKPVFFTYSNDIFSFFVYEFTDPMRYNSLRLVEQKDFIIAHEELELDDIIEVFQSVQTVPEPEVPFPQADDFTRIVDLLGLLVENDLSREYITSNYDFDVRQTGYYTTAGMYLGLIERYRDENRQVMFTLTRAGRQIMRLKTKDKFLKLAESILAHEPFKQVLAEYFQTSSPPERERVVEIMKRCNLYNVNSESTYFRRASTVMGWINWILELPETY